From one Nocardioides sp. Kera G14 genomic stretch:
- the fdhD gene encoding formate dehydrogenase accessory sulfurtransferase FdhD, which yields MSRRAVSRRVTRITLDDADRPVVRERPDQLAAEEPLEIRVSGRPLAVTMRTPGNDVELAAGFLVSEGVVRAREDVATARYCAGAVVDDVNTYNVLDVALAPGVTLPDFGLERSVYTSSSCGVCGKASIDAVRTRSSFDVSADAVEVDARLLLGLPDRLREQQALFDKTGGLHAAGLVSASTGEFLVVREDVGRHNAVDKVVGWALEHGLLPLRGHVLVVSGRASFELVQKASMAGIPVLAAVSAPSSLAVELAAEAGVTVAGFVRGRTMSIYSRPGRVLTGSDEKERHLERDQLRPQP from the coding sequence ATGAGCAGGCGTGCCGTCAGTCGGCGGGTCACCCGGATCACGCTGGACGACGCCGATCGTCCGGTGGTGCGAGAGCGACCCGACCAGTTGGCGGCCGAGGAGCCGTTGGAGATCCGGGTCTCGGGTCGGCCGCTGGCCGTCACGATGCGGACTCCCGGCAACGACGTCGAGCTGGCCGCCGGCTTCCTCGTCTCCGAAGGCGTGGTGCGGGCACGCGAGGACGTGGCGACCGCGCGCTACTGCGCAGGAGCTGTCGTCGACGACGTCAACACCTACAACGTGCTCGATGTGGCGCTCGCGCCCGGCGTGACGCTGCCCGACTTCGGGCTCGAGCGGTCGGTCTACACCTCCTCGTCCTGTGGCGTGTGCGGCAAGGCGAGCATCGACGCGGTCCGCACCCGCTCCTCCTTCGACGTGTCGGCGGACGCGGTGGAGGTCGACGCGCGGCTCCTGCTCGGTCTGCCTGATCGGTTGCGTGAGCAGCAGGCCCTCTTCGACAAGACGGGCGGACTGCATGCGGCCGGCCTGGTCTCGGCGTCGACGGGTGAGTTCCTGGTGGTCCGTGAGGATGTCGGCCGGCACAATGCCGTTGACAAGGTCGTCGGCTGGGCCTTGGAGCACGGGCTACTCCCCCTGCGTGGCCACGTGCTCGTCGTCTCCGGGCGCGCGAGCTTCGAGCTCGTGCAGAAGGCGTCGATGGCGGGGATTCCTGTGCTGGCGGCCGTCTCGGCGCCGTCGTCACTCGCCGTCGAGCTCGCCGCCGAGGCGGGCGTCACCGTCGCCGGCTTCGTCCGCGGTCGCACGATGTCGATCTACAGTCGACCCGGCCGGGTCCTGACCGGATCGGATGAGAAGGAGCGCCACCTTGAGCGAGATCAGCTACGCCCACAACCCTGA
- a CDS encoding PucR family transcriptional regulator yields the protein METERGTAAELEAWVGGFIMSERSDDRVAAWVDRTWRAIAVEVPAVAADADLAGLVRRAIDQHWRAFLDHLAGEASFRLVPAAVELAHELARRHLDLTLLLGIYRAAQRSSWVYATEVVRDAPVGLDHEGILVLFWTEAATWLDASVEESLLLHQHEAARIQQRGDAQRFEAVQALLGGTDRLERGPRELSAALGGYPVTESHVAVVLTALTPEALALLEPTAHRVASRLGRRAPLIVRPSGREAWCWVPADHLADLGSLGLDPVQLRISMAGPHPGIEGFVLAHQEAQAARSVALARSATVTTYDDVAVLTMLAADPEAAERFTRRVLGPLLDVRHDQLRDTVRAALTHAGDSTSLAEALGVHKNTVRYRLQQAERLLGQPIRPKARDLLLALDYADAFLRSQGSPAQDGQSVMSS from the coding sequence ATGGAGACCGAGCGCGGGACGGCGGCCGAGCTCGAGGCGTGGGTCGGCGGATTCATCATGTCCGAGCGCTCCGATGACCGGGTGGCGGCGTGGGTGGACCGCACCTGGCGCGCGATCGCGGTGGAGGTGCCCGCGGTGGCCGCCGACGCCGACCTCGCAGGGCTCGTGCGCCGCGCCATCGACCAGCACTGGCGTGCCTTCCTCGACCACCTCGCCGGTGAGGCGAGCTTCCGGCTGGTGCCAGCCGCCGTCGAGCTGGCGCACGAGCTGGCACGCCGTCACCTCGACCTGACCCTGCTCCTCGGAATCTACCGCGCGGCGCAGCGCAGCTCCTGGGTCTACGCCACCGAGGTGGTCCGCGACGCGCCCGTGGGGTTGGACCACGAGGGGATCCTCGTCCTCTTCTGGACCGAGGCGGCGACCTGGCTCGACGCGAGTGTGGAGGAGTCCCTCCTGCTCCACCAGCACGAGGCGGCCAGGATCCAGCAGCGGGGTGACGCCCAGCGGTTCGAGGCGGTGCAGGCGCTCCTCGGCGGCACCGACCGCCTCGAGCGCGGGCCGCGCGAGCTCTCGGCGGCGCTGGGCGGCTATCCCGTGACCGAGTCGCACGTGGCGGTGGTCCTCACTGCGCTCACCCCCGAGGCGCTCGCACTGCTCGAGCCGACGGCCCATCGTGTGGCGTCGCGGCTCGGCCGGCGTGCGCCCCTGATCGTCCGGCCGAGCGGCCGCGAGGCGTGGTGCTGGGTGCCCGCCGACCACCTGGCCGACCTCGGATCCCTCGGACTGGACCCTGTCCAGCTGCGGATCAGCATGGCGGGACCCCATCCCGGCATCGAGGGCTTCGTCCTCGCTCACCAGGAGGCACAGGCTGCGCGATCGGTCGCCCTCGCCCGGAGCGCCACCGTGACGACGTACGACGACGTGGCGGTGCTGACGATGCTCGCCGCAGATCCGGAAGCGGCCGAGCGGTTCACGCGCAGAGTGCTGGGTCCGCTGCTGGACGTCCGGCACGACCAGCTGCGCGACACCGTGCGGGCGGCACTCACGCACGCCGGTGACAGCACGTCACTCGCCGAGGCGCTCGGCGTGCACAAGAACACCGTGCGGTACCGGCTGCAGCAGGCCGAGCGCCTGCTCGGCCAGCCGATCAGGCCGAAGGCGCGGGACCTCCTGCTCGCCCTCGACTACGCCGACGCCTTCCTCAGATCCCAGGGATCGCCTGCTCAGGACGGCCAGTCGGTGATGTCCTCGTAG
- a CDS encoding CBS domain-containing protein → METVAGAMLRSPKTCDHRAPVREVLELFAGDHVHCALLVDGTRLVSVVTAADLLGASPDEPAAPHGRLRGRTIALHVEAQVALRRMTAEGVRRLAVVSPDGALQGLLCLKRRGDGFCSDEGVAARAAERAVDVRTKRVEVSA, encoded by the coding sequence ATGGAGACCGTCGCCGGAGCCATGCTCCGCTCGCCGAAGACCTGCGACCACCGTGCCCCCGTGCGCGAGGTGCTGGAGCTCTTCGCCGGCGACCATGTGCATTGCGCGCTGCTCGTCGACGGGACCCGGCTCGTGAGTGTCGTGACGGCCGCCGACCTGCTCGGCGCGTCACCCGACGAGCCTGCGGCGCCCCACGGCCGCCTCCGAGGCCGGACCATCGCCCTCCACGTCGAGGCGCAGGTCGCCCTCCGTCGGATGACCGCCGAGGGCGTACGCCGACTGGCAGTCGTCTCGCCCGACGGGGCCTTGCAGGGGCTGCTCTGTCTCAAGCGCAGGGGGGACGGCTTCTGCTCCGACGAGGGTGTCGCCGCCCGCGCGGCCGAGCGGGCTGTCGACGTACGGACGAAGCGGGTGGAGGTGTCGGCATGA
- a CDS encoding GNAT family N-acetyltransferase, giving the protein MSEISYAHNPDERRYEILDGGRVIGFAQYVPAGEDRDFTHTEVDDAYEGQGLASQLVRFALDDVRTSGIRAIPHCPYVARWLHKHEGYEDITDWPS; this is encoded by the coding sequence TTGAGCGAGATCAGCTACGCCCACAACCCTGACGAGCGCCGTTACGAGATCCTCGACGGCGGCCGCGTGATCGGCTTCGCCCAGTACGTTCCCGCGGGCGAGGACCGCGACTTCACGCACACCGAGGTCGACGACGCCTACGAGGGTCAGGGCCTCGCCTCACAGCTCGTGCGCTTCGCCCTCGACGACGTGCGCACCTCCGGCATCCGGGCGATCCCGCACTGCCCGTACGTCGCCCGGTGGCTGCACAAGCACGAGGGCTACGAGGACATCACCGACTGGCCGTCCTGA